The DNA region GTCACTTTCTGCGCAAGCAAAAGTACTTCGTGCATTACAAGAAAGTCGCATACAGCGAGTAGGAAGCGATAAAGACATTAAAGTTAATGTTAGAGTAATTGCAGCCACAAATAAAAATCTTAAAAAAGAAATTGAAGACGGTAAGTTTAGAGAAGATTTATATCATAGACTTGCAGTAATTTTAGTTAAAGTTCCTGCGTTAAACGATAGAAGAGAAGATATACCTTTATTAATAAGTCATTTTGCAAAAAAAATCTCTGAAGAACAAGGTACAGCAGAAAAAACATTCTCTGATAAAGCAGTAAAATTATTACAAGATTACGATTGGACAGGAAATATAAGAGAATTGCGAAATGTCGTAGAACGCTTATTAATTTTAGGAGAAAAAGAGGTAAGCGAAAAAGATGTCAAACTTTTTGCTAGTAAATAAAAAAAAGCCTCTAAATATAGAGGCTTTTTTTATAAACTAAATTTATATCCAACACCAGTTTGTATGTCTGGGTTATTATTTAAAGTAAGGTCTTGTTGTACATAAAAGTAAGTGGTATTTTTTTTACTAAAAGAATATATAAAACTCCAATAATTTATGTTTTTGTAAAGGTTTAAAGCACCTTGTCCCCAAGATTTAAAAGCATTTGGATGTCTAATAGGAATAATGTAATCAAGCTCTTCTTTTTTATTTAGGCTAGATTGTAAATAAAAATTTGCACCAAACGCATGTATAACGTCTTGTTTAGTTTTAAAACTATACTCTAAAGAAGATTCTAAATTTGCTATAAAAGCATTAGTGCCAAAATCCAAATTTGTAGATTTAAAATCAATTATATTTTTGCGTAAAACACCAACACTTAACCCAACGTTGATTTGACTACTTGTATTTAATTTATACAATTTAATAGCGTTGGTAGACAACCCTAAATCTAAAGCACTATTATATTTAGATAAATTTGCTCCAAGATGTGCACCAAAATTCACTTTAAAATTCTGAGATAATCTTTTAAATAATCCTGGATAATAGTAATAACTAGTTTTAATTCCAGTAGCAAAAAAATCACCATTATTAATCGTCATACTATTGGAGTTTCGATCTACGTAATTAATAGTTGCTTTATTAAAACCGAAAACTTTCCTATCAAAAGGATCATTTCCTCCAGCTATATTTTCATGAAATTTCTCGATAAATTCATCACTAGTAAGAATACTAAAAATAGATTTTCCGCTAGTTAAAAGGTGAGTTCTAAAATCGATAATAAGTTCATGTTTTTTAGCAAGATAAATATTAAAATTTAAGTTAAAACCTTTGGTAACACCATCGTTAGCAATGTAAAAGGAGTCTTTTTCAATGGTGTTTTCATCAAAAGCACGATGGGCTTGATCCCAATTGTAAGTTCTTACTCTTACTCTGTCAGCTTCATTTTTAGGAATATAGACCAGTAACGGCGGACTCCATACATTTCCGCTTTTCAATCCAATAAAAACAGAAGATTTTTTTTGTGCAGTCATTTCAAAATGACCCTGAAGTCTAGATGTAAACACACCAAAACTATGTGTAGATAAAATGTCTGGTTTAGAAATATTAGTTTTATAAAAAGGCTGCAATGTGTCCTGTTGTGCATTACAATACAGGAAACCAAAGCAAAAAATTAATAAATAGCGATAAAACATAGTTTGGTTTTAAATTGCAAACTACAAAATCTTCTGTATATTTAATATCCATAATAATTACTTTATAATGAAATCCATAAATATAAGCGACCATAAAATAACTAATCAAATAACTTTAAAGCAGTTACCAACGTCTATAAATCTTGATGCAGATAGAGACCAAACCAAAAAAGCATTAAAAAAAGTTAGAAGAAAATTAGGAGAGCTACAGGACACCATGTATGCGCATGGTAAATATTCTGTTTTAGTATGTTTACAAGGTATGGACACGTCTGGAAAAGACAGTTTAATTAGAGAAGTTTTTAAAGATTTTAACGCTAGAGGCGTAGAAGTAATGAGTTTTAAAGTGCCTACAGAACTAGAATTAAAACATGATTATTTATGGAGACATTACTTGCATTTACCAGCAAGAGGAAAATTTGGTGTACATAATCGTACGCATTATGAAAATGTATTGGTAACTCGTGTGCATCCAGAATACATTTTAAATGAAAAACTTCCGTTTGTTAAGTCTATAGAAGATGTAGATGAAGCCTTTTGGGATAAGCGTTTTCAACAAATTAAAAATTTTGAAAAGCACTTAGCAGAAAATGGAACAATCATTTTTAAATTCTTTTTAAACTTATCTAAAGAAGAACAACGAAAAAGACTTTTAAGACGCTTAGAACTACAAGAAAAAAACTGGAAATTTTCGGCAGGAGATTTAAAAGAAAGAAAATTATGGGATAATTATATGACTTGTTATGAAGATGCCATAAATCGAACAAGTACAGATCAAGCACCATGGTATAATATTCCAGCAGACGATAAACCAACAGCAAGATTAACCGTAGCAACTATTTTATACGAAACTTTAAAAACTTATACAGATATTAAAGAACCAGAATTAGATGCTATAACTAAAGAAAACCTACATCTTTATAAAGAACAACTAACTAACGAGTAGTCTTTTTTGGGCGTTACCACAAGGGTCGCGCTTTCGCTACTCGCGCTCTACGAGGCGCTCAAACAAACCGTTCAATTACAAAGTAATCACGATTTCTTTCAAAATAAAAATATATGAGTAATCGCTAACGCAACAATCATGAAACAGCTTACAATAATCTTAGCACTACTACTATTTGCAAACGTCAATGCGCAAACAGATCAAGAGGTATTAAAAACAATCTATACACAATCTTTAACTAACGGAAAAAGTTACCAATGGTTGGATTATTTATCAAATTCAATTGGAGGAAGATTATCAGGATCTGAAAATGCCGAAAAAGCTGTTCAGTACACTAAAGCAGAACTAGAAAAGTTAGGTTTAGATAAAGTATGGTTACAACCAGTTATGGTACCAAAATGGGTAAGAGGCGACAAAGAAGAAGCGCATTTTGTTACTAATTCTGTAATTAATAAAGTAAACATTTGTGCACTTGGCGGATCAATAGCAACACCACAAAATGGATTAACAGCTAATGTAATTGAAGTTAAAAATTTTGAAGAATTAGAAACTCTTGGCGTAGATAAAATAAAAGGTAAAATAGTTTTTTATAACAGACCAATGCAAGCCGATTTAATTCAAACATTTATGGCTTATGGCGGTTGTGTAAACCAACGTTACGCTGGTGCAATGGAAGCAATAAAATACGGTGCTGTTGGTGTAATAGTCCGATCTATGAATTTACGTCAAGACGATTTACCACATACAGGAAGTATGTCTTATGGTGATATACCAAATAGTAAACATATACCGTCTGCTGCAATTAGTACAAATGATGCCGATAAGCTTTCTGAAGCCTTAAAAAACGATAGCGATTTACAATTCTATTTTAAACAAAACTGCGAGCAATTTGATGATGTATTATCATATAATGTAATTGGAGAGATTACAGGAACAGAATTTCCAAATCAATTTATGGTTGTTGGCGGACATCTAGATTCTTGGGATTTAGGCGATGGATCGCATGACGATGGTGCAGGAGTAGTACAATCTATGGATGTTTTAAGATTATTAAAAAATAGTGGAATAAGACCAAAACACAGTATTAGAGTTGTATTATTTATGAATGAAGAAAATGGATTACGAGGCGGAAAAAAATATGCAGAAGACGCTAAACTTAAAAATGAAACTCATGTTTTTGCTTTAGAAAGTGATGCTGGTGGATTTACTCCTCGAGGATTTAGTTTTGATTGCAGCGATGCTAATTTTGAAAAAGTACTAAGCTGGAAGTCTTTATTCGAGCCATATTTAATTCATTATTTTGAAAAAGGTGGAAGCGGAGCAGATATTGGTCCGTTAAAAACAACAAGCAATGTTTTAGCTGGTTTAAGACCAGATTCTCAAAGGTATTTTGATCATCATCATGCAGCTAACGATACGTTTGATGCTGTAAATAAACGCGAGTTGGAGTTAGGTGCAGCAACTATGACAAGTTTAATCTACTTATTTGATACTTATGGTATAGATAATATACCAGAAGTTAACCCAATTAAAGATTAATTGTGCAAACTAAATTACATCAAATTCATCCTATTTTACCCGTAAAAAACGTATTAGAAGCCTTAAAGTTTTACGTTAATAAATTAGGTTTCAGTATTGCATTTGCAGATGATGGCAAACAACCAACTTATGCAGGAATTAGACGTGATGACATAGAAATTCACTTACAGTGGCACGATGCAAAAGAATGGGAAGTAGAAAAAAACAGACCAATGTTAAGAATTGTAACGCAACATGTTGAGGTTTTATTTCAGGAATATAATTTTAAAAATGCGTTTAATAAAGATACTAAAGTGATACATACAGATTGGGGAACAAAAGAATTTGCTTTTTACGATTTAGATAAAAATGGTCTAGTATTTTATCAAAATTTATAATGTAATTTCTATTTGATTGGTAATCAAATCTTCAAAAGTTTCTCTTTTTCTAATAAGGTGTGCTTTATCTTTATATACTAATACTTCAGCAGGTCTATATCTAGAATTATAATTGCTAGACATAGAAAAACAGTATGCACCAGCATTTTTAAAAGTTAAAATATCACCTTCATTAATTTCGTTAATTCGTCTATTATTAGCAAAAGTATCGGTTTCGCATATGTATCCAACTACACTGTAAAATCGTTCTTTACCTTTTGGATTAGAAAGATTTTTAATCTCGTGTTTAGAGCCATAAAGCATAGGTCTAATTAAATGATTAAATCCGCTATCTATTTGAGCAAATACAGTAGATGTTGTTTGTTTAACAGCATTTACTTTAACTAAAAATTGTCCTGATTCGCTAACCAAAAACTTACCAGGCTCAAAAGCTAAGGTAAGTTGTTTACCATAATATTTACAAAATTCATTAAATCTAGCACTTAGTTTTTCTCCCAATTCTTCAATATTAGTTTCTATATCACCACTACCGTAAGGAACTTTAAAACCTGATCCAAAATCTATAAATTCTAAATTTTTAAAATGTTTAGCAGTTTCAAATAAAATTTCGCTAGCATACAAAAATACATCGATGTCTAAAATATCACTTCCAGTATGCATATGTATACCATTAATATTCATTTTAGTATTTTCTACGATACGAAGTATGTGAGGTATTTGATGTATAGAAATACCAAATTTACTATCTATATGCCCAACTGAAATATTTGTATTTCCGCCAGCCATAACATGTGGATTTATCCTAATACAAACCGGAGTTTTAGGGTGATTAGTTCCAAATTGTTCAAGGATAGATAAATTATCAATGTTAATCTGTACACCAAGTTTTGCAGCAATTTCAATTTCTTCTAAAGAGACACCATTTGGTGTAAAAATTATCTGTTCTGGCTTAAATCCAGCTTTTAGACCAAGTTGCACTTCTTGGATAGATACAGTATCTAATCCTGCTCCAAGTTTTAACATCAACTTTAATACAGAAATATTTGATAATGCTTTTACCGCATAATTTACCTTAAGATGTTTTACTTTTTTAAACGCAGAAGTTAATCTTTTGTACTGCGTTTCTATTTTACTAGCATCATAAATATAAACAGGACTACCAAATTCTTTTGCAATATCTAAAAGTTGCTTGTTTTGCATAACATTTAATTTTTAGCCAAAGGTATTTTATTAAGCTAATAAAAAAAGGAATACTTTATAATATTACACATTTTACACATTTTGTTAATTATTTAACAATTTATAAAGTTTTAATAAAATTTCTCTACCATTTTAAGTAGTAAATATTAGGGTAAGTAAATGTGATTATTTACTTTTGTTGAACTAAAATTTTACTTTAAATAAGATGAATTTACACGAATATCAAGGAAAAGAATTATTAAGCAGTTTTGGCGTACGTATCCAACGTGGTTTAGTTGCCCAAACAGCAGACGAAGCAGTTGAAAAAGCAAAACAATTAACTGAAGAAACTGGTACAGGTTGGCACGTTATTAAAGCACAAGTTCATGCAGGTGGACGTGGTAAAGGTGGCGGAGTAAAACTTGCTAAAAATTTAGACGAAGTTAAAGATATTGCTGGGCAAATTATAGGAATGGATCTTGTAACGCCTCAAACTTCTGCCGAAGGTAAACGTGTACACCAAGTTTTAGTTGCAGAAGATGTATATTATCCTGGTGATTCTGAGCCTAATGAATTTTACATGTCTGTACTTTTAAATAGAGGTAATGGTCGTAACATGATTATGTACTCTACAGAAGGAGGAATGGATATTGAAGAAGTTGCAGAAAAAACACCTCATTTAATATTTACTGAAGAGATTGATCCTGCTACAGGAATTTTACCTTTTCAAGCGCGTCGTGTAGCATTTAATTTAGGTTTAAGTGGTACAGCGTTTAAAGAAATGACAAAATTTGTTACTGCATTATATACAGCATACGATAAGTCTGATGCTTCATTATTTGAAATTAATCCAGTATTAAAAACAAGTGATGATAAAATTATGGCTGTAGATGCAAAAGTAACTTTAGATGCAAATGCATTATACAGACACAAAGATTTAGCAGAATTACGTGAC from Mesoflavibacter profundi includes:
- the lysA gene encoding diaminopimelate decarboxylase; its protein translation is MQNKQLLDIAKEFGSPVYIYDASKIETQYKRLTSAFKKVKHLKVNYAVKALSNISVLKLMLKLGAGLDTVSIQEVQLGLKAGFKPEQIIFTPNGVSLEEIEIAAKLGVQINIDNLSILEQFGTNHPKTPVCIRINPHVMAGGNTNISVGHIDSKFGISIHQIPHILRIVENTKMNINGIHMHTGSDILDIDVFLYASEILFETAKHFKNLEFIDFGSGFKVPYGSGDIETNIEELGEKLSARFNEFCKYYGKQLTLAFEPGKFLVSESGQFLVKVNAVKQTTSTVFAQIDSGFNHLIRPMLYGSKHEIKNLSNPKGKERFYSVVGYICETDTFANNRRINEINEGDILTFKNAGAYCFSMSSNYNSRYRPAEVLVYKDKAHLIRKRETFEDLITNQIEITL
- a CDS encoding M20/M25/M40 family metallo-hydrolase; this encodes MKQLTIILALLLFANVNAQTDQEVLKTIYTQSLTNGKSYQWLDYLSNSIGGRLSGSENAEKAVQYTKAELEKLGLDKVWLQPVMVPKWVRGDKEEAHFVTNSVINKVNICALGGSIATPQNGLTANVIEVKNFEELETLGVDKIKGKIVFYNRPMQADLIQTFMAYGGCVNQRYAGAMEAIKYGAVGVIVRSMNLRQDDLPHTGSMSYGDIPNSKHIPSAAISTNDADKLSEALKNDSDLQFYFKQNCEQFDDVLSYNVIGEITGTEFPNQFMVVGGHLDSWDLGDGSHDDGAGVVQSMDVLRLLKNSGIRPKHSIRVVLFMNEENGLRGGKKYAEDAKLKNETHVFALESDAGGFTPRGFSFDCSDANFEKVLSWKSLFEPYLIHYFEKGGSGADIGPLKTTSNVLAGLRPDSQRYFDHHHAANDTFDAVNKRELELGAATMTSLIYLFDTYGIDNIPEVNPIKD
- a CDS encoding PPK2 family polyphosphate kinase, with product MKSINISDHKITNQITLKQLPTSINLDADRDQTKKALKKVRRKLGELQDTMYAHGKYSVLVCLQGMDTSGKDSLIREVFKDFNARGVEVMSFKVPTELELKHDYLWRHYLHLPARGKFGVHNRTHYENVLVTRVHPEYILNEKLPFVKSIEDVDEAFWDKRFQQIKNFEKHLAENGTIIFKFFLNLSKEEQRKRLLRRLELQEKNWKFSAGDLKERKLWDNYMTCYEDAINRTSTDQAPWYNIPADDKPTARLTVATILYETLKTYTDIKEPELDAITKENLHLYKEQLTNE
- the sucC gene encoding ADP-forming succinate--CoA ligase subunit beta; amino-acid sequence: MNLHEYQGKELLSSFGVRIQRGLVAQTADEAVEKAKQLTEETGTGWHVIKAQVHAGGRGKGGGVKLAKNLDEVKDIAGQIIGMDLVTPQTSAEGKRVHQVLVAEDVYYPGDSEPNEFYMSVLLNRGNGRNMIMYSTEGGMDIEEVAEKTPHLIFTEEIDPATGILPFQARRVAFNLGLSGTAFKEMTKFVTALYTAYDKSDASLFEINPVLKTSDDKIMAVDAKVTLDANALYRHKDLAELRDLREESPIEVEAGQLGLNYVDLDGNVGCMVNGAGLAMATMDLIKQAGGEPANFLDVGGTADAARVEAAFRIILKDPNVKAILINIFGGIVRCDRVAQGVVDAYKNMGDAIQVPIIVRLQGTNADIAKELIDNSGLDVLSATEFQEAADKVQEVLS
- a CDS encoding VOC family protein, whose amino-acid sequence is MQTKLHQIHPILPVKNVLEALKFYVNKLGFSIAFADDGKQPTYAGIRRDDIEIHLQWHDAKEWEVEKNRPMLRIVTQHVEVLFQEYNFKNAFNKDTKVIHTDWGTKEFAFYDLDKNGLVFYQNL